The stretch of DNA CTCGCCGAAGAGGTGGCGCGGCTCGCGGGCTACGACCGCATCCCATCGATCCTCCCGGTAGCGCCTCCCGGGCGCGGACTCACCCGCAGCCAGAAGCTCCGGCGCGCGGTGGCTCGCGCGCTGGCGGCGGCCGGGGGAGTCGAGGTGCTGCCCTTCCCGTTCCTCGCCAAGGAGCAGAACGATCTCTTCGGCGCCCCGATCGCGGGAGACGTCGCCGCGGTGAAGCTCGCCAACGCACTCGACGCGTCGGCGCCCTACCTGCGCACATCGCTGCTGCCCGGGCTCCTCGAGGTGGCCAAGCGCAACCGTTCGCGCGGGCAGGTCGACCTCGATCTCTTCGAAGTCGGCCAGGTGTTCCGGCCCGAACCCGGTGTCACGTACGGCACCGACTACGTGCCGCCGATCGCCGCGCTGCCGAGCACCGAGACGCTCGTGGACCTGAACGCGAGCCTCCCGCCGCAGCCGCGCCACGCGGCGGTGCTGCGCACCGGGGAGAAGGTCGCGAAGCAGCCGGGTCAGGACGCCGTCGCCTACGACTGGCGCGACGCGATCACCGGCGCCCAGCAGATCGCCGCGGCCGTGCGCGTGCCCCTCCGGATCGTGCAGGGTTCGCACCAGGCCTTCCACCCGGGCCGCACCGCCGAACTCGTCGTCGACACCGACGAGGGCGTCGTCTCCGTCGGCTTCGCCGGAGAGCTGCTGCCGTCCATCGCGCAGGAGGCTGACCTCGGCGCCGTCGTCGCCGTCACCGAGGTCGACCTCGACCTGCTCATCCGCCTCGCCGACCCCGACGCGCACGCGGCGCTCATCGCGGGCGTACCGGCGGCGACGCAGGACCTGTCGTTGGTGGTCGACGCGTCGGTGCCGGCGGGCGACGTGCTCGCGGCGGTGGCAGAGGGAGCGGGATCGCTCCTCGAGCGGATCGCGCTGGTCGACGACTACCGCGGCACCGGTCTCGAGCCGGGCACCAAGTCGCTGACCTTCGCGCTGCGTTTCCGCGCTCCCGACCGCACCCTGACCGCGGCGGAGGCGACCGAGGCGAAGCTCGCGGGCGTCGCCGTGGCCGCGGAGCGCACGGGCGCCGCGCTCCGCGAGTAGCCCGGCCCTCCGCCACTGGAGGTACACGGATCAGGAGTTCGTGCACGGATCAGGACGATCGGCCGGATCGGTCCTGATCCGTGTGCGAGTCGCCCGATTTCGGGCCGCATCTCCTGATCCGCGCACATTCTCCTGATCCGTGTACCCGGGGCTGGTACGGGCAGTTGCTGGGAGTGCGCTAGGGTTGCGGGCTATGGGTGTCCGTCGGATCGAGATCGCGCGTCGTCGCGACCGCCGACGCGCGCGCCGAAGCTAGGCGACGTCCTTCCTCGACCGGTCAGCCGGATCGTCAGCGGGCGTCGCCGTTTCAGGCCACGTCCATCCCTGTCGCTAAGGTTGAATCCATGCCTTTGTCCGTTGCCGTAGCCGGAGCATCCGGCTACGCGGGCGGTGAGCTCCTGCGGTTGCTCGCGGGTCACCCGGAGTTCGAGATCCGCACCGTCACGGCCCATTCGAACGCCGGGCAGAAGCTCGGCGCCGTGCAGCCCCACCTGCGCTCGCTCGCATCGCTCGACCTCGTCGACACGACGCCCGAGACCCTCGCCGGCCACGACGTCGTGTTCCTCGCCCTCCCGCACGGCGCATCGGGCGCCATCACGGAGCAGCTCGGCGACGAGGCGCTCGTCGTCGACTGCGGCGCCGACCACCGGCTCGCGTCCGAGGCCGACTGGGCGGCCTTCTACGGCGGCGACTTCTTCGGCGCATGGGCGTACGGCGTCCCCGAACTGCCGATCGGCGGCGCCCGGAAGCAGCGCGAGCTGCTCGTGGGCGCACGGCGCATCGCGGCCCCCGGCTGCAACGCGAGCACCGTCGCCCTCTCGCTCGCGCCCGGTATCGCCGCCGGTGTGATCCTTCCCACCGACATCGTCTCGGTGCTCGCCGTCGGGCCCTCCGGCGCGGGCAAGGCGCTGAAGACCAACCTCCTCGCCGCCGAGATCCTCGGCAGCGCGAACCCGTACGCGGTCGGCGGCACCCACCGCCACATCCCCGAGATCCAGCAGGCACTGCGGTGGGCGGGCGCAGCCGAGCCGACGATCTCCTTCACTCCTGTGATCGTGCCGATGTCACGCGGCATCCTCGCCACCTCGACCGCGGTCCTCGCCCCTGGCGTCACCGCCGCAGAGGTCAGGGCCGCGTGGGAGGCGGCCTACGCGGGCGAGCCCTTCGTCGAGCTGCTGCCCGAGGGCCACTTCCCACGCACCGCCGACGTGCTGGGCGCCAACACCGCGCTTCTCGGACTCGCCGTCGACGAAGCGGCCGGCCGGGTCGTCGTGCTCGCCGCCGTCGACAACCTCGTCAAGGGCACCGCCGGTGCCGCCATCCAGTCCGCGAACATCGCGCTCGGACTCCCCGAGCGCGCCGGACTCGCAACGAACGGAGTGGCTCCGTGAGCGTGACCGTCCCCGCAGGTTTCGAGGCGGCGGGCGTCGCGGCCGGCTTGCGGTCGGGCGACGGCCCCGACGTCGCCCTCGTCGTCAACCGAGGTCCCCTGAACCACGCTGCCGCCGTCTTCACCAGCAACCGGTCCAAGGCGAATCCGGTGATCTGGAGCCAGCAGGTCATCGCCGACGGCACGGCCGCGGCCGTCGTCCTCAACGCGGGCGGCGCGAACTGCTTCACCGGCGCGTTCGGCTTCCAGACCACCCATCAGAGCGCCGAAGCCGTCGCAGCCGAGCTCGGCGTCAGCGCCGGTGACGTCCTCGTCTGCTCCACCGGCCTCATCGGCGTCGGGGGAGAGGAGTTCCGCGCGGGCGTGCTGAAGGGCATCGCTCTCGCCGCGCCCGCCCTGTCCGCCGAGGGCGGCGACGACGCGGCGAACGCGATCCTCACCACCGACACCCACTCGAAGACCGCCGTCGTCCACGGCGACGGATGGAGCATCGGCGGCATGGCGAAGGGCGCAGGCATGCTCGCCCCCGGACTCGCCACCATGCTGGTCGTGCTCACGACCGACGCCGTGCTCGACTCCCCGCAGCTCGATCGGGCGCTCCGCGCCGCGACCCGGGTCAGCTTCGACCGGCTCGACTCCGACGGCGCGATGTCGACGAATGACACCGTGACGCTGCTCGCGAGCGGCGCCTCCGGCGTCGACGCCGACGAGTCCGCCTTCACCACCGCGCTGATCGCCCTCTGCGCCGACCTGGCGAAGCAGCTGCAGGGCGACGCCGAGGGGGCGAGCCACGACATCGACATCCAGGTGATCGGTGCCGCGAGCGAGGACGACGCCGTCACGGTCGGCCGTGCCGTCGCGCGCAACAACCTCTTCAAGGCGGCGATCTTCGGCAACGACCCCAACTGGGGCCGCGTGCTCGCCGCGATCGGCACCACCGATGCCGCGTTCGACCCGTACGACGTCGACGTCAGCATGAACGGAGTGCGGGTCTGCAGCGGCGGCGGCCCCGACCGGCCGCGCGAAGACGTCGACCTGACCGGCCGCGCCACCCACGTGCTCATCGACCTGCGCACCGGCGATGCCGAGGCGACCATGTACACCAACGACCTCACGCACGACTACGTGCATGAGAACAGCGCGTACTCGAGCTGAACCGATGACCGACACCTCGTCCACCGACGCCGCTCCGACGGACGCCGGGAGCCCCCGCGCCGCCGCGCTGCCCGTCCAGACGACCACCCGTGACGAGGCCGCGGTGAAGGCCGCGACCCTCATCGAGTCGCTGCCCTGGCTGCAGCGCTTCGCCGGGCAGATCATCGTCGTGAAGTACGGCGGCAACGCCATGGGCGACGAGGACACCCTCCGCGCCTTCGCCGAAGACATCGTCTACCTGCGCTACGCCGGCATCAGGCCGGTCGTCGTGCACGGCGGCGGCCCCCAGATCTCCGCGATGCTCGATCGGCTCGGCATCGAGAGCGAGTTCCGCGGCGGCTACCGGGTCACGACCCCCGCGGTCATGGAGGTCGTGCGCATGGTGCTCACCGGACAGGTGAGCCGCGACATCGTCGGCCTCATCAACGAGCACGGACCGCTCGCCGCGGCCGTCTCCGGCGAGGACGCGGGCCTGTTCTCGGGTCGCCGTCGCACCGCGATGGTCGACGGGGTCGAGGTCGACCTCGGACAGGTCGGCGACGTCATCGCCGTCGACCCGGCGGCGGTGCTCGCTCAGCTCGACGCCGGACGCATCCCCGTCGTCTCGTCGATCGCGCCGGACATCGATGCCTCGGGTCAGAGCCTCAACGTCAACGCCGATTCGGCGGCCGCGTCGCTCGCTGTCGCTCTCGGTGCCGCGAAGCTCGTCATCCTCACCAATGTGGCCGGTCTCTACAGCGACTGGCCGAACACGGACTCGTTGGTCTCCCAGATCACCGCGGCCGAGCTCGCGGCGCTGCTGCCCGGGCTCGACTCGGGGATGATCCCCAAGATGACCGCGTGCCTCGCCGCGGTCGAGGGCGGGGTCGAGAAGGCCGCGGTCATCGACGGGCGCATCCCGCACTCGATCCTGCTCGAGATCTTCACGGGCAGCGGAATCGGAACGGAGGTCGTGGCATGAGCGCCGCGCAACAGGAGTCACCCCACCCGTCGGCATCGTCGGTGACCGGTTCATCGCCGACCGGGTCGTCGGCCGCGGAGCTCACCGCCCGTCACGGCTCGGCTCTGATGCGCACCCTCGGCACCCCTCTGCTGGTGCTCGAGCGGGGCCAGGGGTCGTGGGTCTGGGACATCGAGGGCAACCGATACCTCGACTTCCTCGCCGGTATCGCCGTCAACTCGCTCGGCCACGCCCACCCGGTCATCGTCGAAGCCGCGGCGCGGCAGGCGGCGACGCTCGTGCACGTCTCCAACTACTTCGCAACACCTCCGCAGATCGAGCTCGCCGAGCGGCTGCGCCGCATCACCGGCGCCGGCGACGAGGGGCGCGCCTACTTCGGCAACTCGGGCGCCGAGGCCATCGAGGCCGCGTTCAAGCTCGCCCGCCGCAACGGCGGACCGGGCAAGAACAGAATCCTCAGCCTCAAGAACGCGTTCCACGGACGCACGATGGGGGCCCTCGCCCTCACGGGCAAGCCGGCGCTGCAGGAGCACTTCGGGCCCATGGTCCCCGGCGTCGAGCACATCGACTCCACCATCGAGGCGCTCGAGGCGGCGATCGACGAGACCGTCTCGGCGCTCGTGCTCGAACCCATCAAGGGCGAGGCCGGGGTGCTGCCGCTGCCCGAGGGCTATCTCGCCCGCGCCCGCGAGCTCACCGCCAAGCACGACGCGCTGCTCATCATCGACGAGATCCAGACCGGGGTCGGCCGCACCGGCAAGTGGTTCGCCTACCAGCACGAGGGCATCGTCCCCGACGCGGTCGCGATCGCGAAGGGCATCGCGGGCGGCATCCCGATCGGTGCGCTCGTCACCTTCGGCCGCGCGAGCGAACTGCTGAAGCGCGGCGACCACGGCAGCACCTTCGGCGGCAACCCGTTCGCGACGGCGGTCGCCAACGCGGTTCTCGAGGAGATCGAGCAGTCGCAGCTCATCGACAACGCGCGGGTGCGCGGCCGCCAAGTGCGCGCCATCATCGAGGACGTCGACTCCCCGGCCATCACCGCGGTCCGCGGCAAGGGCCTCATGGTCGGCGTCGGCATCGCCGACGGCAACGCCGCCGAGGTCGCCTCCGCAGCGCTCGCTCAGGGCCTCATCATCAACGCACCGAACCCCGACAATCTGCGGATCGTCCCGCCGCTCACCATCGGCGACGACGAGATCGCCGAGTTCGAGACCCGTTTCCGGGCCGCGCTCGCATCTCTCTGATCACCGCCGCCACTTCCGCCACGATCCGAAAGCCTCCCTCATGACCCGGCACTTCCTCCGCGACGACGACCTCACCCAGGCCGAGCAGAGCGAGATCCTCGATCTCGCGCTGACGATGAAGAAGGAC from Herbiconiux sp. L3-i23 encodes:
- a CDS encoding acetylornithine transaminase, whose translation is MSAAQQESPHPSASSVTGSSPTGSSAAELTARHGSALMRTLGTPLLVLERGQGSWVWDIEGNRYLDFLAGIAVNSLGHAHPVIVEAAARQAATLVHVSNYFATPPQIELAERLRRITGAGDEGRAYFGNSGAEAIEAAFKLARRNGGPGKNRILSLKNAFHGRTMGALALTGKPALQEHFGPMVPGVEHIDSTIEALEAAIDETVSALVLEPIKGEAGVLPLPEGYLARARELTAKHDALLIIDEIQTGVGRTGKWFAYQHEGIVPDAVAIAKGIAGGIPIGALVTFGRASELLKRGDHGSTFGGNPFATAVANAVLEEIEQSQLIDNARVRGRQVRAIIEDVDSPAITAVRGKGLMVGVGIADGNAAEVASAALAQGLIINAPNPDNLRIVPPLTIGDDEIAEFETRFRAALASL
- the argJ gene encoding bifunctional glutamate N-acetyltransferase/amino-acid acetyltransferase ArgJ; the protein is MSVTVPAGFEAAGVAAGLRSGDGPDVALVVNRGPLNHAAAVFTSNRSKANPVIWSQQVIADGTAAAVVLNAGGANCFTGAFGFQTTHQSAEAVAAELGVSAGDVLVCSTGLIGVGGEEFRAGVLKGIALAAPALSAEGGDDAANAILTTDTHSKTAVVHGDGWSIGGMAKGAGMLAPGLATMLVVLTTDAVLDSPQLDRALRAATRVSFDRLDSDGAMSTNDTVTLLASGASGVDADESAFTTALIALCADLAKQLQGDAEGASHDIDIQVIGAASEDDAVTVGRAVARNNLFKAAIFGNDPNWGRVLAAIGTTDAAFDPYDVDVSMNGVRVCSGGGPDRPREDVDLTGRATHVLIDLRTGDAEATMYTNDLTHDYVHENSAYSS
- the argC gene encoding N-acetyl-gamma-glutamyl-phosphate reductase, with protein sequence MPLSVAVAGASGYAGGELLRLLAGHPEFEIRTVTAHSNAGQKLGAVQPHLRSLASLDLVDTTPETLAGHDVVFLALPHGASGAITEQLGDEALVVDCGADHRLASEADWAAFYGGDFFGAWAYGVPELPIGGARKQRELLVGARRIAAPGCNASTVALSLAPGIAAGVILPTDIVSVLAVGPSGAGKALKTNLLAAEILGSANPYAVGGTHRHIPEIQQALRWAGAAEPTISFTPVIVPMSRGILATSTAVLAPGVTAAEVRAAWEAAYAGEPFVELLPEGHFPRTADVLGANTALLGLAVDEAAGRVVVLAAVDNLVKGTAGAAIQSANIALGLPERAGLATNGVAP
- the argB gene encoding acetylglutamate kinase, encoding MTDTSSTDAAPTDAGSPRAAALPVQTTTRDEAAVKAATLIESLPWLQRFAGQIIVVKYGGNAMGDEDTLRAFAEDIVYLRYAGIRPVVVHGGGPQISAMLDRLGIESEFRGGYRVTTPAVMEVVRMVLTGQVSRDIVGLINEHGPLAAAVSGEDAGLFSGRRRTAMVDGVEVDLGQVGDVIAVDPAAVLAQLDAGRIPVVSSIAPDIDASGQSLNVNADSAAASLAVALGAAKLVILTNVAGLYSDWPNTDSLVSQITAAELAALLPGLDSGMIPKMTACLAAVEGGVEKAAVIDGRIPHSILLEIFTGSGIGTEVVA